One Gloeobacter morelensis MG652769 DNA window includes the following coding sequences:
- a CDS encoding GvpL/GvpF family gas vesicle protein, whose translation MYAFAFLELPLPLCPPIGWRGVPIEFIKVGSLAAAVDCTLPWRTIQYDDEQVLQAALLHDRVICDLFRQQPVLPLQFGTVFVSLDGLSHHLGRHGERYRERIRNLTGMGEYTLKLAPQLLHSHEDDFEQTDLELERLQLQLKERYSRIVDGSPQCGVERVHLLIPVCEENSLRQQIHDWQSEYRCWQLDILGPLPPYHFA comes from the coding sequence TTGTACGCATTTGCATTTTTGGAACTGCCTCTACCGCTCTGTCCGCCCATTGGCTGGCGCGGCGTTCCAATCGAATTTATCAAAGTTGGGTCGCTTGCGGCGGCGGTCGACTGCACGCTGCCCTGGCGGACTATTCAGTACGACGACGAGCAGGTGTTGCAGGCGGCTCTGCTCCACGACCGGGTGATCTGCGACCTGTTTCGCCAGCAACCGGTGTTGCCGCTGCAATTCGGCACGGTCTTCGTCTCCCTCGACGGACTGTCCCATCACCTGGGGCGCCACGGCGAGCGCTACCGCGAGCGCATCCGCAACCTCACCGGCATGGGCGAATACACCCTCAAACTTGCCCCGCAACTCCTGCACAGCCACGAGGACGACTTCGAGCAAACGGATCTCGAACTCGAAAGGTTGCAGCTGCAACTCAAAGAGCGCTACAGCCGCATCGTGGACGGCTCCCCCCAATGCGGCGTCGAGCGGGTTCACCTGCTCATCCCGGTCTGTGAAGAAAACTCACTGCGCCAACAAATTCACGACTGGCAAAGCGAGTACCGGT